One window of Stenotrophomonas indicatrix genomic DNA carries:
- a CDS encoding DnaJ domain-containing protein, translating to MRWYGKLLGFIAGALLFRPNPLFGAVVGLLIGHAFDSDWFRLNKENPYRELGLTSEATDAEVERAYRKLISQYHPDKLGGAAPELQQQAEQKSRRINAAYDRIKTLRKR from the coding sequence ATGCGCTGGTACGGAAAACTGCTCGGATTCATCGCCGGGGCCCTGCTGTTCCGGCCCAATCCGCTGTTCGGCGCGGTGGTCGGCCTGTTGATCGGCCACGCTTTCGACTCGGACTGGTTCCGCCTGAACAAGGAGAACCCCTACCGCGAACTGGGGCTGACCTCCGAGGCCACCGATGCCGAGGTCGAGCGCGCCTACCGCAAGCTGATCTCCCAGTACCACCCCGACAAGCTGGGCGGCGCCGCCCCCGAGCTGCAGCAGCAGGCCGAGCAGAAGTCGCGGCGCATCAACGCCGCCTACGACCGCATCAAGACCCTGCGCAAGCGCTGA
- a CDS encoding phosphoribosylaminoimidazolesuccinocarboxamide synthase, whose amino-acid sequence MPTTLLQSDLPGLPLRHRGKVRDVFDIPRERLPAGTPPGDYLLMVATDRLSAFDVVLPDPIPGKGEMLCQVSNFWFAKTAHLMPNHLTGIDVASVLPEGVDAALYAKRAVVTRKLKPVPVEAIARGYLIGSGWKDYQRTGKVSGIDLPDGLRQAEQLPEPIFTPSTKAAVGDHDENIDFDAMVKTVGAEMAERVRDATLRIYKFAADYARERGIILADTKFEFGTDADGRLYIMDEMLTPDSSRYWPADEYEVGTSPPSYDKQFVRDYLETLDWGKTAPGPSIPAEIIERTRAKYAEALQRLAGISVD is encoded by the coding sequence GTGCCAACCACGCTGTTGCAATCCGATCTCCCCGGCCTGCCCTTGCGCCACCGCGGCAAGGTGCGTGATGTGTTCGATATCCCGCGCGAGCGGCTGCCGGCCGGTACCCCGCCGGGGGACTACCTTTTGATGGTCGCCACCGATCGCCTGTCGGCGTTCGATGTGGTCCTGCCCGACCCGATCCCGGGCAAGGGCGAGATGCTCTGCCAGGTGTCCAACTTCTGGTTCGCCAAGACCGCGCACCTGATGCCCAACCACCTGACCGGCATCGATGTGGCCAGCGTGCTGCCCGAAGGCGTGGACGCGGCCCTGTACGCCAAGCGCGCGGTGGTCACCCGCAAGCTGAAGCCGGTACCGGTGGAAGCGATCGCTCGCGGCTACCTGATCGGCAGCGGCTGGAAGGATTACCAGCGCACCGGCAAGGTCAGCGGCATCGACCTGCCCGACGGCCTGCGCCAGGCCGAGCAGCTGCCCGAGCCGATCTTCACGCCCTCGACCAAGGCCGCCGTTGGCGACCATGACGAGAACATCGACTTCGACGCGATGGTGAAGACGGTCGGTGCGGAGATGGCCGAGCGCGTGCGCGACGCCACCCTGCGCATCTACAAGTTCGCGGCCGATTACGCGCGAGAGCGCGGCATCATCCTGGCCGACACCAAGTTCGAGTTCGGTACCGACGCCGACGGTCGCCTATACATCATGGACGAGATGCTGACGCCGGATTCCTCGCGCTACTGGCCGGCCGACGAGTACGAGGTGGGCACCAGCCCGCCGAGCTATGACAAGCAGTTCGTCCGTGACTACCTGGAGACGCTGGACTGGGGCAAGACCGCCCCGGGCCCGAGCATCCCGGCCGAGATCATCGAGCGCACCCGCGCCAAGTACGCCGAGGCGCTACAGCGCCTGGCCGGGATCAGCGTCGACTGA
- the yegS gene encoding lipid kinase YegS, which translates to MSTPRWRLILNGKSAGNDDLRDAVGHWRDRGVHLEVRVTWEDGDAERYVAEAIDHGVDVIVAAGGDGTLSAVAETLAHRDEPADALPSLALVPMGTANDFATAAGIPVEPQEAFALIAGTTPRPMDLLRVDADGKPWWCANLASGGFGTQVTVETDAGLKKMLGGLAYVITGIAKLGRIEPITARLSGPDFQWEGGFIALGIGNGRQAGGGQQLCPQALIDDGLLDVTVVPELEGEVAATLGQMLTGGKEAALERVATRAQLPWLQIDAPQPLTLNLDGEPVQARRFRIECVAGRVRMHLPDDCVLLSGL; encoded by the coding sequence ATGAGCACACCGCGCTGGCGCCTGATCCTCAACGGCAAGTCCGCAGGAAACGATGACCTGCGCGATGCCGTGGGCCACTGGCGCGACCGTGGCGTGCACCTGGAAGTGCGGGTGACCTGGGAAGACGGTGACGCCGAGCGCTACGTGGCCGAGGCCATCGACCACGGCGTGGACGTGATCGTGGCGGCCGGTGGCGACGGCACGCTCAGCGCGGTGGCCGAGACGCTGGCGCATCGTGACGAGCCAGCTGATGCGCTGCCGTCGCTGGCGCTGGTGCCGATGGGCACCGCCAACGATTTCGCAACCGCTGCGGGCATTCCGGTGGAGCCGCAGGAGGCCTTCGCACTGATTGCCGGCACCACGCCACGTCCGATGGACCTGCTGCGTGTTGATGCCGACGGCAAGCCGTGGTGGTGCGCCAACCTCGCCAGCGGCGGCTTCGGTACCCAGGTCACGGTGGAAACCGATGCGGGCTTGAAGAAGATGCTCGGCGGTCTGGCGTATGTCATTACCGGCATCGCCAAGCTTGGTCGCATCGAACCGATCACCGCGCGCCTGAGTGGGCCGGATTTCCAGTGGGAAGGTGGGTTCATCGCGCTGGGTATCGGCAACGGCCGCCAGGCGGGTGGTGGTCAGCAGCTGTGCCCGCAGGCACTGATCGATGACGGCCTGCTGGACGTCACCGTGGTGCCGGAATTGGAGGGTGAAGTCGCCGCCACCCTTGGGCAGATGCTGACCGGTGGCAAGGAAGCGGCGCTGGAACGCGTCGCCACGCGCGCGCAGCTGCCGTGGCTGCAGATCGACGCACCGCAGCCGCTGACCTTGAACCTGGACGGCGAACCAGTGCAGGCACGCCGCTTCCGCATCGAATGCGTGGCGGGCAGGGTGCGGATGCACCTGCCGGATGACTGCGTGCTGCTTTCCGGCCTCTGA
- the rpe gene encoding ribulose-phosphate 3-epimerase — MSNCLIAPSILSANFARLGEEVDNVLAAGADWVHFDVMDNHYVPNLTIGPMVCQALRKHGVTAPIDVHLMVEPVDRIIPDFAEAGATYISFHPEASRHVHRTIQLIRSLGCKPGIVLNPATPVDILDWVLDDLDLVLLMSVNPGFGGQAFIPSALDKLRVVRQKIDASGRDIRLEIDGGVKADNIGEIAAAGADTFVAGSAIFNAKTSYQDVIAQMRANVAAARG; from the coding sequence ATGTCCAATTGCCTCATCGCTCCTTCCATCCTCTCGGCCAACTTCGCCCGCCTCGGCGAGGAAGTCGACAACGTCCTGGCCGCAGGTGCGGACTGGGTCCATTTCGATGTGATGGACAACCACTACGTGCCCAACCTGACCATCGGCCCGATGGTCTGCCAGGCGCTGCGCAAGCACGGCGTCACCGCACCGATCGACGTGCACCTGATGGTCGAACCGGTGGACCGCATCATCCCGGATTTCGCCGAGGCCGGCGCCACCTACATCAGCTTCCACCCGGAGGCCAGCCGCCACGTGCACCGCACCATCCAGCTGATCCGCTCGCTGGGCTGCAAGCCGGGCATCGTACTCAACCCGGCCACACCGGTGGACATCCTCGACTGGGTGCTGGACGACCTCGACCTGGTGCTGCTGATGTCGGTCAACCCGGGCTTCGGCGGCCAGGCGTTCATTCCGTCGGCATTGGACAAGCTGCGCGTGGTGCGCCAGAAGATCGATGCCAGCGGCCGTGACATCCGCTTGGAGATCGACGGTGGCGTGAAGGCCGACAACATCGGTGAGATCGCCGCCGCTGGCGCCGATACGTTCGTCGCCGGCTCGGCCATCTTCAACGCCAAGACCAGCTACCAGGATGTGATCGCGCAGATGCGCGCCAACGTCGCTGCGGCACGGGGCTGA
- a CDS encoding Mpo1-like protein, whose translation MQTTTQLARPIDRYFASYSDDHRNVVNQRIHVVAVPAILWSVVALLWCVPPLITWFQYGIWSAFAMFSAWCFYNKLSRPLGIGMLIQFFVFGCLCRLLEAEIGLHNLRSLAIGVFVVAWIAQFIGHKFEGRKPSFLTDLTYLLIGPAWVMAKAYRKLDWRY comes from the coding sequence ATGCAGACCACCACCCAGCTTGCGCGGCCGATCGACCGCTATTTCGCCAGCTACTCCGACGATCACCGCAATGTGGTCAACCAGCGCATCCACGTGGTGGCGGTGCCGGCGATCCTGTGGTCGGTGGTGGCCCTGCTGTGGTGCGTTCCGCCGCTGATCACCTGGTTCCAGTACGGCATCTGGTCGGCGTTCGCGATGTTCAGCGCCTGGTGCTTCTACAACAAACTGTCGCGTCCGCTGGGCATCGGCATGCTCATCCAGTTCTTCGTGTTCGGTTGCCTGTGCCGGCTGCTGGAAGCGGAAATTGGTCTGCATAACCTGCGCTCGCTGGCCATCGGCGTCTTCGTCGTCGCCTGGATCGCGCAGTTCATCGGCCACAAGTTCGAAGGCCGCAAGCCCAGCTTCCTGACCGACCTGACCTACCTGCTGATCGGCCCGGCCTGGGTGATGGCCAAGGCCTATCGCAAGCTCGACTGGCGCTACTGA
- a CDS encoding N-acetyltransferase family protein, giving the protein MAVLNIRPATVADAGLILRFIRELAIYEKAEHSVQTDEIGIAESLFGADATARALVCEANGEAIGYAVYFYNYSTWLGRKGIYLEDLYVSPEKRGSGAGKALLKYIARQAVAEGCGRFEWSVLDWNTPAIDFYTAAGAKPQDEWTVYRLEGEALHDFANG; this is encoded by the coding sequence GTGGCCGTGTTGAACATCCGCCCGGCCACCGTTGCCGACGCTGGCCTGATCCTGCGCTTCATCCGTGAACTGGCGATCTACGAGAAGGCCGAGCATTCGGTGCAGACCGATGAAATCGGCATCGCCGAAAGCCTGTTCGGCGCCGACGCCACCGCCCGCGCGCTGGTCTGCGAGGCGAACGGCGAAGCCATCGGCTACGCGGTGTATTTCTACAACTATTCCACCTGGCTGGGCCGCAAGGGCATCTACCTCGAAGACCTGTACGTGAGCCCGGAAAAGCGTGGTTCCGGTGCGGGCAAGGCGCTGCTGAAGTACATCGCCCGGCAGGCGGTGGCTGAAGGTTGCGGCCGCTTCGAGTGGTCGGTGCTGGACTGGAACACCCCGGCCATCGACTTCTACACCGCCGCAGGCGCCAAGCCGCAGGACGAGTGGACGGTGTACCGGCTGGAAGGCGAGGCGCTGCACGATTTCGCCAACGGTTGA
- a CDS encoding ankyrin repeat domain-containing protein — MNEKILLLEGAHARLDVGSIHGKLHCAGHGLEHAMLIDYQNFLLMSRFSPIIRMIMPIHFHKCVQKALLSAACLTLLLISGCAASSSHGADQYFEGKALQLAIATESGDSKAIHRLIGEEGVDPDKTFSREDGIPMAAWPLRAGNLDGLRTLLENGADPNARAYKVVDGRRLGYNNAMVYAAKLDDPRYLQLLLQHGGDPNTRNSAGETLLFQAFIAGNQWENVKLLIENGANINESNRGTADTVLSWYTTRGGFEHAYWLLEHGADPTVLLKSSVGDPDRMLIAEHIFWGITTPDLLPWQKKCQQWLVARDIPRPPMPKGIRDKREAFGFPTKEEDIPLL, encoded by the coding sequence TTGAACGAGAAGATTCTGCTCCTGGAGGGCGCGCACGCGCGCCTCGATGTCGGTTCCATTCATGGCAAACTCCATTGCGCCGGGCACGGGCTTGAGCACGCGATGCTTATCGATTATCAGAACTTTTTGCTAATGTCACGCTTCAGCCCAATCATCAGGATGATAATGCCCATTCACTTTCACAAATGTGTGCAGAAGGCCCTCCTCTCCGCGGCTTGTCTCACACTTTTGCTGATCAGCGGCTGCGCGGCATCATCGAGTCATGGAGCAGACCAGTACTTTGAAGGAAAGGCTCTGCAGCTGGCCATCGCCACGGAAAGCGGCGATTCAAAGGCTATTCACCGCCTCATCGGTGAAGAAGGGGTCGATCCGGACAAGACGTTCTCGCGCGAAGACGGGATTCCCATGGCCGCCTGGCCTCTACGCGCAGGCAATCTGGACGGCCTCCGCACACTTCTGGAAAACGGCGCAGATCCAAATGCCCGCGCCTACAAGGTCGTGGATGGCCGCAGACTTGGCTACAACAACGCCATGGTCTATGCCGCAAAGCTGGACGACCCGCGATACCTGCAATTGCTGCTTCAGCACGGTGGAGACCCCAACACGCGGAACTCAGCGGGCGAAACGTTGCTGTTTCAAGCCTTCATTGCGGGCAATCAGTGGGAAAACGTGAAACTGCTGATTGAGAATGGAGCGAACATCAATGAATCCAATCGCGGCACCGCCGACACAGTACTGAGCTGGTACACCACCCGGGGTGGATTCGAGCATGCCTATTGGCTGCTGGAACACGGGGCAGACCCTACGGTACTGCTGAAATCCTCCGTCGGTGACCCCGACAGAATGCTGATCGCCGAGCACATTTTCTGGGGCATCACCACACCCGATCTTCTGCCATGGCAGAAGAAGTGCCAGCAGTGGCTCGTCGCACGCGACATCCCTCGTCCTCCGATGCCGAAAGGCATCCGCGACAAACGTGAAGCCTTCGGCTTCCCCACGAAGGAAGAAGACATCCCCCTGCTGTAG